Sequence from the Pelotomaculum isophthalicicum JI genome:
GCATAGATATTTCCGGCATGAAGTTAATGAGGGAAGATGAGATGGAAGATCACCTTAAGTCAGGGATTAAGGTGAAAGAGTACAGCTGGCGTTCTGAACCGCAGACGGGGAATAAAGACGTGCCGGATTACAACACAATGCGTTATTTGGATCTCAACATGCTGGCAGACACAGGCCAGATTATAGGCTTTAGCCTCTATGATGAATCCGGACGCGGCAAAAAAGCGACAATATCCAGAGAAACCGCACAGGAAACAGCGATTCAATTCGTGCAAAAGTATCTGGAGCAGGGCACGGCTGAACTGGAGATGTGCGTTTACTCAACGCAAGAAACAATTCCCAACTGGGTGGACATGAACAAGTTGAAAGATAACGGGGTACGGCCGGCATTTCATTTTACCTTCACATATACCCACCAGGGTGTCCCGGTTTCGGATCGTTTGTACAGCGTTACTGTAGACGGAATTACAGGCAGGGTTAGGGCATATTATAACGGGAACAGCAGTTCACCCGTCACCCTGCCCGACAGCAAAAATATTGTGACGGCTGAAGCGGCAAAGGCTGAATTTTTGAAAAGCCTGCCGTTGCGTCTGGTTTACGTCTGGCCTGAATTTTTCGACCAGAAAGCGCCCAAGCCCCTCCTGGTTTACATGCCTGACTACAGCTATGGTGGGCAATACATCGACGCCTTAACCGGAAAAACTATGACTTTGGAGACGAAATAGAAAAGGCTGGATACCGGGTAAACTGAAAGAGAAAACTTGCCGAGAGTTAGCCCGCTGGTTAGCGGGCTAACATTTATAAAGCTATTGAAGCGCGGGAAGGATGTTAACGACTATTTGAAAATTGTATTGGGAATACAGCGGCTGCGGGAACGCGAACTGCCGTAAAGAGAAATATTAATTGATCTGATAGTATGAAATAAGTATAATATGGTTGAAATATTACTATAAGGGGCTGATGCCATGCAAATTAAACCGTCCGCAAGCATCCGGCAGAATTACAACGAAATTGCGGCATTGTGCAAGTCCACCGGAGAGCCTGTGTATCTTACAAAAAACGGTGAGGGCGATCTTGTGGTCATGGATATTGAGGCGTTTACCCGTCGGGAGAAAATGCTGAAGTTGCGGGAAGAACTGTTGGCTGTTGAGGAAGACCGTCTGGCTGGCCGCATGGGATGCACGCCGGATGAATTGGATAGCTATTTAGACAGTATTATTAACGAGGTGGAGCATGGAAAAGGCACCTCAATATAAGGTCATTGTTTCCGACCGTTCCCGTCAAATGCTGGCAAGCCATGTCCGGTTCATGGCACAAAAAAGTCCATCCGCCGCTCGAAAAATAAAAAACGAATTAATGGACGCCATTCGCTCTCTTCACCAAATGCCGGAGCGTTTTCCGTTTCTGGAGGTGGAATTTGTCCCGCCCAACAAATATCACAAGATGTTCGTAGAAAAATGGTATCTGGTTTTGTATCAGATTAAGGACCAGACGGTGTGCGTTGATTATATTGTGGATTGCAGGCAGGATTATGGGTGGTTGGTGCGGTAGATTTTGCTATGTGACATAAACAACCCCTTGCTCCTTTGCACATAGTGGACTTGCTCAGGTTCGTGGATATCTGCGGTTGCCGGACGGTAAAATTAAACCTGCAAATAAGCCCGCGCATATTGTATGGTTAGCGCAGGCTGCCCGGCGACTCTGCCGTGTGCTTACTAAATTCCTACCCAAAATTATCCCCTGTTTTTTTTAATATTACAAAACCGTTCGCAAGTATTCTAAATCTATATAAAGTATAAGGCTAATTAAGACCATAATAGACGTACGGGTGGCCCGGGCTGAATTACTATGGTGGCGGGGCTGCCGGAAACCATGAAGTGCCCAATTGAGAGAGGGAGAAAAGATACAAGTGAAAATAACAATAAAATTTATGCTTTTAATTCTGCTCATATCCTTCTTGTTAATTTTTGTGGGTTGCAATAAATCAAAAGTCGTTCCGGCTGATTCGAGCCAGCAGGATTTTTCCAGTTCGCCTCAAGTCAACATTGATGCGTTCAAAGATCAAGGGCGGGTAGCGTTTGTCTGGAACGGCCTGCTCTATGTTCTGGATGGCGGCAAAGGCGCTCTTGCAAAGCTGAGTGATGCCGGTCAGGCCAGGTGGCCGAAGTGGTCCCCTGACGGGCAGTGGCTGGCGTACATTCGCTACAGCGACGCCCAGGAGAAAAGAGGCGTGCTATGCGTCGTTAAGCCGGACGGGAGCCAATCATATGAAGTGGACGGTTTGCCCTTGCTGGTTGATACAAATGGAATCACCTGGTTGCCCGCTTCCGATGAGTTTATTGTCTCACCCGGAGGATATGTTTTACCCGAAGAGCAGGACTTATATCGGAAATTATATGTGGTCCGCCCGGGTGAAACGCCCCGTAAGATTGACGCTCAGGCGGGCTGCTTGTCCCCGGACGGCAAAATCATAGCTTATGGTGATATATTGCCGGATTCTGACAACAAACAATATCCCGGGATGCGCAGCGACGCCCTGTATGTCGTTCCCATAGAAGGCGGGGAGTCGGTTCAGTTGTATGCCGCCAAAGGTGACGGAATGATTAATGGGGCAAGATGGTGGCCTGACGCCAAAGGGCTGCTTTTCCGGATGGCCGTTCAGCATTCTGCCTCCATTATGGCCGACGGAATGGAACTTTACAGTATGCCGTTAACCGGCGGAGAACCGCGGCTGCTTGCAAAATCTTTGATATATCCGGAGTGGCTGTCCTGGTCGCCTGACGGGAGCACACTGCTTGCCGTTAAAGGCGCCGGGCGGGAGATTTGGCGGAACAAGTCGCTTGTGGCATGTGATGTAAAAACCGGGGAAAGCGTTGATCTGCCTCGGAGACCCAATACGGTATCCCTCGACCCGGACTGGTCCCCCGACGGGAAACACATCGCGTATGTGGAAGCTGCTGAGGAAGAAGATCTCGCGGAAGCCGGGGAAGTCTCCGCCTGGCAGCAGACACGAACTCTTTGGGTAGCGGACGCCGGCGGTAAAAACGCCCGCCAGGTAAGTGAGGCCGGGACAGGAATCAGCCGCCCGCTCTGGTCACGGGACGGTGCTCATATCATTTACCTGAAAGAAAATTCCATCTGGCTGATTGATATCAACGGCGGCAGCCCCGTAAAACTTGTCGGGCCTTTTCCCAACGCCCCCGACTCTCAGGGCTACTATGGTTATGTTTCCTGGTCTAATATTTTAGCCTTGTATTAGATGGTTAAGCCCGCATATCTTAGGGAAACGCGGGATGAGGTTGCCTATACTTAATATATCGGTGTAATTATGGCTGAAATGGTAAGATACTTTTTTAACGCTGCTCGTCGGAGCCGCTGTCAAGGAGTTTTTTACCGCCGGTATATGCCGATATTGGCAGGGATTTCTGCGGGCGGTTAAACTCGGTCATGTATTTCCAGTAGCGCTTTGGCATATGACTCATACGGCACTGGGGGTTATGACGCCCCTTCACCTCAATGGTCTTGTAAAAGAGTCGCCACAGTTCACGGAAAGACTGTTCCTTTTTATCAGGTTCGGGCAGTACCAGATCTTCAACAGCAATAATTGCGGACTGGTAAGGGTGATACGCCAGTGCCATACCATGGGTTTTGTCAAAAATTAAAAAGCGTTCCTCCGGATAGCGTTGGCAGAAATGCTGCCTCAGTAAAGGGAGTACATAGTTGTTAGGCTCTATTTCGCCTACGAGGACGTTGTTAAAAACAGAAAAGCGCAGGAACCCTTTAAACAGGTGGCTTTCATTTTTCAAATGCTTTACGGCTTTAAAGAGTATATTCACTGCGTCATTGGCCAGCATATCCATCACGGAGGGGCCATGACAGTAGCCCATACGCATAAACCGCAGGATATACAGTTCCTTTTGAGGAAGACAGGTTAAAAAGGCCTGCCGCACGAAATCCAGGGCCTCATGCCCCATTTTTTTCGGAATAGAGACCAGCACCCGGTTCACTTTCTGCGGATCGGTCATAATTTCTTTAACCGGAAAGAGTATGGCTTGTGGTATGTCCGGCGCTAAAATCTCCACCGGTATTTCTTTCTTGTCATAACTCTCAAAAACGCAGCACAGCAATCCATTGAAGCTGCCGTCGTAAAGATAAATCATATTTGACCGGTCAAGCATTTCTGAACATCCTCCTGACAGGATGACGGCTCATCAAAAAGAAAAAGCTGCTCCGCTTCCGGATGCGGGGGGAATTTCTCGTTATACATGGCCCAGGCTTTTTTAGACATCAAAGCCCTCAGCACCGCATCCCGTGTGATTTTCAAGCCGTCCGCGATTTTACCGCCGCAGGTGATGAAATACTGGGCACGTTTAAGTGCAACCCCCAGCTTTTTGAGCGCGTCAAAATTGAGAGTGGCGGTGCGGCGGGCAGTTGTAATCCGCTTAACACTTGTTACGCCGATGCCCGGCACTCGCAGCAGGTCGTTATAAGACGCACGGTTTACGTCCATTGGGAAAAACTCCATATGGTTAAGGGCCCAGTTGCATTTGGGATCTAAATAGGGATTAAAGCTCTGGTGCTGCTCGTCCAAAAGTTCGTGGGCGGTAAAACCGTAAAACCGCAGCAGCCAGTCCGCCTGGTAAAGGCGGTGCTCCCGCAAAAGCTGCGGTTTTGTGCCCATGGCGGGTAGAAGGGCGTTTTCAGCTACCGGCATATAAGCAGAAAAGAAAACCCGCTTTAGCTTGTATTTTTCATATAGGCTTTCGGTTAAATTTAAAATCTGAAAATCCGTGTCCGGCGTGGCTCCTATAATCATCTGGGTACTCTGGCCGGCAGGGGCGAACTCTGGTCCATGCCGATATCTTTTCCTGCCTGAGGAACTCTCTTTTATGTGGTTATGAATATATCCCATCGGCCCCAAAATAGCGTGCTTTGATTTGTCCGGTGCCAGCAACCGCAAACTGCTTTGAGAGGGAAGCTCAATATTCACACTTATCCGATCCGCCAGCACGCCGATTCGGTCAATCAGTTGGCTGTCGGCTCCCGGAATAATTTTGGAGTGAATATACCCGGCAAAACGGTACTCCTCCCGCAGTATGCGCAGAGCCTCCAGCATTTGCTCACAGGTATAGTCGGGATTTTTAAGCACTCCTGAACTCAGAAAAAGACCTTCAATGTAATTGCGGCGGTAAAAGTTGAAGGTCAGTTCCGCCAGCTCACGAGGTGTAAAGGCTGTCCGCGGCAGGTCGTTAGAACGGCGGTTGACGCAGTATTGGCAATCATAGACGCAAACATTGGTCATCAGCACCTTTAACAGTGAAACACATCGCCCGTCCGCCGCGAAGCTGTGGCATACGCCGCAGGATACTGCGCTGCCAATACCCCCGGCAGAAGCCTTTCTATCCACTCCGCTGGAAGTACAGGCCACGTCATATTTTGCCGCACCGGTCAATATTTCCAGCTTATGAAAAGCATCCAACCCGACCAACTCCTTACAGTCTTTATTATATTGCAGAACATATGTTCTTGTAAAGAAGTTTGTCATGTGTGCGGACAATTTAAAGACAAGGCTTAAAGGGATTCTGAGACGATTATTTTGGTAATTTATCGGATTGTGCCAGAATATTTGCCAAGGAAAGAGCCTCCCAATGTCGAAGTAATTAGGAAATATTCGGAAGGAGTGGTTACTTGAAAGAGATACAAGGCGTTCATGAGTGCTATGTTTGTGGAGCAAGCAATAGCTGGAAAGCAAAGTGGCAAAGTGAGAATAGGCCGAACGTTTCAATGGTTTCCGTAAAAAGACCTGTGGCTGTTGATAAAGGGGTATTCGAAATAACATATTCATGTAACAATTGTAATACTGATAATAAATTTGAAATAAGTTTTAAATAAGAGCCTCCGGGCTCTTTTACTTTATTAAAACGCAGACCGGCGCGCAGTGCCTTAAGTGGAGACTCTCGGGGAGAGACGGGTATTAATGCCTTCCTGAACGTATTCTATTTTGTATTAGCTGGCTTATTTGAGATTGGCGGAGGGTATCTTGTCTGGATCTGGATACGAGAAGGTAAGCCGATTTGGCTTGGAGTGCTTGGAGCTATAAAATTCCTTCCCCAAATTACCCCCTTTTTTTAATATGACAAAACTGTTTATAGGTATTCTAAGTCTATATAAAGTGTAAGGCTTATTAACCGGTTAGAGCTTTAAACGTAGAAACACGGGAGGCGTTTTATGATTCCTGTAGAGCCGGACAAGGTTAGAAAGGCGTGCCGGGGTGACTCCAACGCTTTTTCAGAGCTTTTCCAAGAGAGAAAGGACGATATATACAAACTGGCGTACACCTATGTAAAGAATAGAGAAGATGCCCTGGCTGTTCTGCATGATGTTGTGTACAAAGTGTTTATATCCCTAAAGAAGCTTAAAAACCCGGAGTCCTTTAATACCTGGTTAATCAGAATCACGGTGAACTGCTGTATCGATCATTTGAAAAAGAGCAAGAAAATAGTCAGCTTCGAAATAAAATATGACAATCCTGAGGCACTGGAGCGAATCGCTGACAACAGTCAGGATTACGAGGACTTAGTCTCAAGCATTGACTTATTCGATGCTATCGACAAACTCAGCATAGAGCAGCGAACCGTAGTCGTCTTGAAATACTATCAGGATTTTACCCTGCTCCAGGTGGCGGAGATATTGGCATGCCCGGTTGGGACAGTCAAAACCCGGCTAAACAAGGCATTGAACTATTTAAGACGGGAACTGAAGGAGGGATATGAATGAAAGCTTATAAAGACGTTTTCGACAATATAGTGGTTCCTGCTGAAGAGGTGGACATGGTTATCCAGAAGGCCATCAATAAAGGCAAAAGGCAATTGAAAATGAAAAGGCGGATCATCATTAGCGCGTCGGTGGTCTTGCTCTGCGCTTGTATTTTGGGCAGCGGCTTTGTATCAGCTTCGATGGCCAGGGTGTTGGTAAACATACCTTTTATAGGTTCGGTATTCGCAAGAGAGAAGTTTGCCGGGAGCGGCCTGCAGAATATAGACATAGATGATATAGCAAAATACGATGACATGCAGATTACCGACCAAGGGATAACCGTGGCCATTAGGGAAGCCTATTACGACCAATCAGGCTTTGCTATCGGTTATGTGGTAAGCGGCGCGGAGTTGTCGGATGAAAAGATTTTCCATGCGAGTTTTTATTATAATGGACGGCCTATCTCCGGGGGAGGCGGTGGCAGTTACGATAAGATATCAGATGAACTGTACGTTGGTTTGCAGCAACACCACCCCCATGCCGGATTATCTTTCCCGGATAGTCTTGAACTGGAAGTGGTATTGGCCAATGACTTAAATAAAATAAGAGAAAGCCCTTACCGTTTCAAAATCCCGGTTTCCCGCCGCAGCGCCGATGAAAAAACCAGGGAATTGCTGGTGATGAAAGCTGTGGAGACTGGAGACAGGACCATTCTGGTGAAGAAGATACTCTTTGCTCCTGCTGCCACAGTGGTGGAGTATGAATACACCCATCCGATCAGCGATAGGAAAAAAGATGGTGGAGTTGACCTCTATGATGTCAAGCTGATCAACGGCAGCGGCGCTGAATTAAACCCCGGTTCTTTCGGCCGGGATGGCAGTATAAATGGAGAAAAATGGGTTGATAACTGCCGGGTCGACTTCCCGGCTATCAACGAACCCGCCGGCAATATGGCTTTTGAAGTAATATTGCCGGAAGACCAAAGGATCAGGGTGAATTTTGAAATAGAATAGTCTGTTGACCATAGACACGACACGAGGAGTTGTTTGACAGGAAATTGCGCTTTTCAGCAAGAGATGCCCTTTTTACTTAGAGAGTGAAACAAACGTCTTGTTTTTGGTACAGCATTTATGAAAAGATGTGCGTGTCCTTAACGCAGGAAGACAGCATTCCCGGTTGGGTGGACAGGAGCAAGCTGGCGGGCGATGAACAGCGGCCGGAATGTTATTTTACCTTCACGCGCACACACCAGGGCATTCCGGTTTCGGACCG
This genomic interval carries:
- a CDS encoding TIGR03915 family putative DNA repair protein; this translates as MLDRSNMIYLYDGSFNGLLCCVFESYDKKEIPVEILAPDIPQAILFPVKEIMTDPQKVNRVLVSIPKKMGHEALDFVRQAFLTCLPQKELYILRFMRMGYCHGPSVMDMLANDAVNILFKAVKHLKNESHLFKGFLRFSVFNNVLVGEIEPNNYVLPLLRQHFCQRYPEERFLIFDKTHGMALAYHPYQSAIIAVEDLVLPEPDKKEQSFRELWRLFYKTIEVKGRHNPQCRMSHMPKRYWKYMTEFNRPQKSLPISAYTGGKKLLDSGSDEQR
- a CDS encoding DUF4179 domain-containing protein, with the translated sequence MKAYKDVFDNIVVPAEEVDMVIQKAINKGKRQLKMKRRIIISASVVLLCACILGSGFVSASMARVLVNIPFIGSVFAREKFAGSGLQNIDIDDIAKYDDMQITDQGITVAIREAYYDQSGFAIGYVVSGAELSDEKIFHASFYYNGRPISGGGGGSYDKISDELYVGLQQHHPHAGLSFPDSLELEVVLANDLNKIRESPYRFKIPVSRRSADEKTRELLVMKAVETGDRTILVKKILFAPAATVVEYEYTHPISDRKKDGGVDLYDVKLINGSGAELNPGSFGRDGSINGEKWVDNCRVDFPAINEPAGNMAFEVILPEDQRIRVNFEIE
- a CDS encoding type II toxin-antitoxin system RelE/ParE family toxin, with product MEKAPQYKVIVSDRSRQMLASHVRFMAQKSPSAARKIKNELMDAIRSLHQMPERFPFLEVEFVPPNKYHKMFVEKWYLVLYQIKDQTVCVDYIVDCRQDYGWLVR
- a CDS encoding type II toxin-antitoxin system Phd/YefM family antitoxin; amino-acid sequence: MQIKPSASIRQNYNEIAALCKSTGEPVYLTKNGEGDLVVMDIEAFTRREKMLKLREELLAVEEDRLAGRMGCTPDELDSYLDSIINEVEHGKGTSI
- a CDS encoding putative DNA modification/repair radical SAM protein; translated protein: MDAFHKLEILTGAAKYDVACTSSGVDRKASAGGIGSAVSCGVCHSFAADGRCVSLLKVLMTNVCVYDCQYCVNRRSNDLPRTAFTPRELAELTFNFYRRNYIEGLFLSSGVLKNPDYTCEQMLEALRILREEYRFAGYIHSKIIPGADSQLIDRIGVLADRISVNIELPSQSSLRLLAPDKSKHAILGPMGYIHNHIKESSSGRKRYRHGPEFAPAGQSTQMIIGATPDTDFQILNLTESLYEKYKLKRVFFSAYMPVAENALLPAMGTKPQLLREHRLYQADWLLRFYGFTAHELLDEQHQSFNPYLDPKCNWALNHMEFFPMDVNRASYNDLLRVPGIGVTSVKRITTARRTATLNFDALKKLGVALKRAQYFITCGGKIADGLKITRDAVLRALMSKKAWAMYNEKFPPHPEAEQLFLFDEPSSCQEDVQKCLTGQI
- a CDS encoding sigma-70 family RNA polymerase sigma factor; this encodes MIPVEPDKVRKACRGDSNAFSELFQERKDDIYKLAYTYVKNREDALAVLHDVVYKVFISLKKLKNPESFNTWLIRITVNCCIDHLKKSKKIVSFEIKYDNPEALERIADNSQDYEDLVSSIDLFDAIDKLSIEQRTVVVLKYYQDFTLLQVAEILACPVGTVKTRLNKALNYLRRELKEGYE